A region from the Aegilops tauschii subsp. strangulata cultivar AL8/78 chromosome 5, Aet v6.0, whole genome shotgun sequence genome encodes:
- the LOC141022842 gene encoding uncharacterized protein, whose product MAVHPSVGNPFQVLDNKLRITAKALQSWSDRWIGNTRLQITLAMEIISRLDMAAESRAWSDQEHALRKLLKRKLLGLCSLERMIARQRSRLLHLKVGDANTAFFQRHARHRQRKNSITVMQHNGEIFTGQERIADAVDIYFQGLMGTTGAREANINLDARDLPSMDLSRLEAPFTEEEVRKAIKGMPLDKAPGPDGFTGRFYATC is encoded by the coding sequence ATGGCAGTCCATCCTTCCGTGGGCAACCCGTTTCAAGTGCTAGACAACAAGCTGCGGATCACGGCGAAGGCCTTGCAAAGTTGGAGCGATCGTTGGATTGGCAACACCCGTCTCCAGATTACTTTGGCAATGGAAATCATCTCAAGACTGGACATGGCGGCAGAATCTAGAGCGTGGTCCGACCAAGAGCACGCACTCCGCAAACTGTTAAAGAGGAAATTGCTAGGGCTTTGCTCTTTGGAACGAATGATCGCGAGGCAAAGATCGCGCCTGCTTCATCTAAAGGTTGGGGACGCAAACACTGCTTTCTTCCAAAGGCACGCGAGACATAGACAGAGGAAAAACTCTATAACTGTCATGCAACACAATGGTGAGATCTTCACTGGGCAGGAGAGGATAGCGGATGCGGTGGATATATATTTTCAGGGTCTGATGGGAACAACAGGGGCTAGAGAAGCCAATATCAACCTGGATGCGCGGGACTTACCATCTATGGATCTGTCAAGGCTTGAGGCACCATTCACGGAAGAGGAAGTTCGCAAAGCCATCAAAGGCATGCCTCTGGATAAGGCGCCGGGGCCCGATGGCTTCACGGGCAGGTTTTATGCAACTTGCTAG